A stretch of Lathyrus oleraceus cultivar Zhongwan6 chromosome 6, CAAS_Psat_ZW6_1.0, whole genome shotgun sequence DNA encodes these proteins:
- the LOC127097603 gene encoding PH, RCC1 and FYVE domains-containing protein 1 isoform X2 produces the protein MQVKGSSSDVFRVSVSSAPSTSSHGSAPDDYDALGDVYIWGEVISENIIKVGADKNVSFCSPRTDILLPKPLESNVVLDVLQIACGVKHAALVTRQGEMFTWGEESGGRLGHGVGKNVVQPRLVEALASSTVDFVACGEFHTCAVTMTGEIYTWGDGTHNAGLLGHGTNVSHWIPKRIAGPLEGLQVAFVTCGPWHTALITSTGQLFTFGDGTFGVLGHGDRENISYPREVESLSGLRTVSVACGVWHTAAIVEVIVAQSSASISSGKLFTWGDGDKNRLGHGDKDARLEPTCIPALIDYNFHRIACGHSLTVGLTTAGRVFTMGSTVYGQLGNPQSDGKLPCLVEDKLAGECVEEIACGAYHVTVLTSRNEVYTWGKGANGRLGHGDVEDRKIPTLVEALKDRHVKYIACGSNYSAAICLHKWVSGAEQSQCSTCRQAFGFTRKRHNCYNCGLVHCHSCSSRKALRAALAPNSGKLYRVCDSCYVKLNKVAESSNNNRRNAMPRIPGENKDRLEKSELRLTKSAVPSNMDLIKQLDSKAAKQGKKADTFSLVRASQAPSLLQLKDVVLATTIDVKRTVPRPGFTPSGVNSRSVSPFSRRSSPPRSATPIPTTSGLAFSKSITDSLKKTNELLNQEVLKLRSQVETLRQRCELQELELKKSAKKTQEAMAVANEESAKSKVAKEVIKSLTAQLKDLAERLPPGVYDADDMKPAYLPNGFVETNGIHHRDSNGDPHHSRAESISGSSLASIGLESSLMNRTDRNSPGSYAATLYQQNRGFATSNGTDDYRDVNLPNGGGTIQTTNSSVLHTIDGRDSGNFRDDESGSRSRNDAMPANSNNNQVDAEWIEQYEPGVYITLVAMRDGTRDLRRVRFSRRRFGEHQAETWWSENRDRVYERYNVRSTDKSTGQTARKAEGGGSPVVQ, from the exons ATGCAAGTGAAAGGATCTAGTTCAGATGTTTTTCGTGTTAGTGTTTCAAGTGCACCCAGCACGTCCAGCCATGGGTCTGCACCGGATGACTATGATGCTCTTGGAGATGTATACATATGGGGGGAGGTTATCTCTGAGAATATTATAAAAGTCGGTGCTGATAAAAATGTCAGTTTTTGTAGCCCTAGAACTGACATTCTCCTCCCGAAGCCACTTGAATCCAATGTGGTTTTAGATGTACTTCAAATAGCATGTGGTGTTAAACATGCTGCTCTAGTCACAAGGCAAGGTGAAATGTTTACTTGGGGTGAAGAATCTGGCGGACGCCTTGGCCATGGTGTTGGGAAGAATGTGGTTCAACCTCGTCTAGTTGAAGCATTAGCGTCTTCAACAGTTGATTTTGTTGCTTGTGGCGAGTTCCATACCTGCGCTGTTACAATGACTGGGGAAATATATACATGGGGTGATGGCACTCACAATGCTGGACTTCTTGGTCATGGAACCAATGTTAGTCACTGGATACCAAAGAGAATCGCGGGTCCACTAGAGGGACTTCAGGTTGCTTTTGTCACTTGTGGTCCGTGGCACACAGCCTTGATAACTTCAACTGGGCAACTATTTACATTTGGCGACGGAACATTCGGTGTCCTCGGCCATGGAGATAGAGAAAATATTTCATATCCTAGAGAAGTAGAATCGTTATCTGGGTTGAGGACTGTATCTGTTGCATGTGGAGTGTGGCATACTGCAGCTATTGTAGAGGTCATTGTGGCACAATCCAGTGCAAGTATATCTTCGGGTAAATTGTTTACTTGGGGAGATGGAGATAAGAATCGTCTAGGACATGGAGATAAGGATGCTCGGCTCGAACCAACCTGTATACCTGCGCTTATCGATTACAATTTTCATAGAATTGCCTGTGGGCACAGTTTGACAGTAGGTCTGACAACGGCTGGACGTGTTTTTACGATGGGTAGCACTGTTTACGGCCAGCTTGGGAATCCCCAGTCTGATGGAAAACTTCCCTGCTTGGTCGAAGACAAGCTTGCTGGAGAATGTGTCGAAGAAATTGCATGTGGGGCTTATCATGTTACTGTTTTAACCTCAAGGAATGAAGTTTATACATGGGGCAAGGGTGCAAATGGAAGATTAGGTCACGGAGACGTTGAAGATCGAAAAATTCCAACTTTGGTTGAAGCCTTGAAGGATAGACATGTGAAATATATTGCATGTGGTTCAAACTATTCGGCTGCGATATGCCTACATAAGTGGGTATCCGGTGCTGAGCAGTCTCAGTGCTCTACTTGTAGACAGGCGTTTGGATTCACTAGAAAGCGGCACAACTGTTATAATTGCGGACTTGTGCACTGCCATTCATGCAGCTCAAGGAAAGCGTTAAGAGCAGCCCTTGCTCCTAATTCTGGGAAGCTGTATCGAGTTTGTGATTCTTGTTATGTAAAATTGAACAAGGTTGCAGAATCCAGCAATAATAATCGGAGGAACGCAATGCCTCGTATTCCAGGCGAAAACAAGGATAGGTTAGAAAAGTCTGAGCTGAGATTGACGAAGTCAGCCGTGCCTTCTAATATGGATTTGATAAAGCAATTAGATAGTAAGGCAGCCAAACAAGGGAAAAAAGCTGATACATTCTCTCTGGTTCGCGCTTCACAAGCTCCGTCTTTGCTACAGCTGAAAGATGTTGTCTTAGCTACTACTATAGATGTAAAACGCACAGTCCCGAGACCTGGTTTTACACCGTCTGGAGTGAATTCCAGGTCTGTCTCACCTTTCTCTAGAAGATCGAGTCCTCCTCGTTCAGCTACGCCCATTCCAACAACATCCGGACTCGCCTTCTCAAAAAGCATTACTGATAGTTTGAAGAAAACTAATGAACTTTTGAATCAAGAAGTGCTGAAGTTGCGCTCTCAG GTTGAGACCCTGAGACAGAGATGTGAGCTGCAAGAATTAGAGCTTAAAAAGTCAGCAAAAAAGACTCAGGAAGCTATGGCAGTGGCGAATGAGGAATCTGCTAAATCCAAAGTTGCAAAAGAAGTTATTAAGTCACTTACAGCACAG CTCAAAGATCTGGCAGAGAGGCTTCCTCCTGGTGTTTATGATGCTGATGACATGAAACCAGCGTACCTGCCTAATGGTTTCGTCGAGACAAATGGCATCCACCACCGAGACTCAAACGGGGATCCCCACCACTCAAGGGCAGAGTCGATCAGTGGCTCCAGTTTGGCTTCCATAGGACTCGAATCTTCTCTGATGAATAGAACCGATAGGAATTCACCTGGAAGCTATGCAGCTACTCTTTACCAGCAGAACCGGGGATTTGCGACCTCTAACGGGACAGATGATTACCGAGATGTTAACTTGCCAAATGGCGGTGGCACAATCCAGACAACCAACAGTAGCGTGTTGCATACAATTGACGGCAGGGATTCTGGAAATTTCCGAGATGACGAGAGTGGCTCGAGATCAAGAAATGATGCAATGCCTGCTAATAGTAATAATAATCAAGTTGATGCAGAATGGATTGAACAATATGAACCTGGTGTCTACATAACTCTGGTTGCCATGCGAGACGGAACAAGAGATCTGAGGAGAGTGCGCTTCAG CCGAAGAAGATTCGGAGAGCACCAAGCCGAGACTTGGTGGTCAGAGAATCGGGATAGGGTATATGAAAGGTACAATGTTCGTAGCACAGACAAGTCGACCGGCCAAACAGCGCGGAAAGCAGAAGGTGGTGGTTCACCTGTTGTACAATAA
- the LOC127097603 gene encoding PH, RCC1 and FYVE domains-containing protein 1 isoform X1, whose product MADLVNHRNADRDIQQALIALKKGAQLLKYGRKGKPKFCPFRLSKDELSLIWFSSSEERSLKLSSVSKIIPGQRTVVFQRFPRPEKDYLSFSLIYNHGKRSLDLICKDKVEAEVWIAGLGALISSGQGGRSKIDGWCDGGLYLDDSKDLTSNSPSESSVRASQDISSPDVSASVPNTSPKFSQPENTLNFERSHAPSNPLNMQVKGSSSDVFRVSVSSAPSTSSHGSAPDDYDALGDVYIWGEVISENIIKVGADKNVSFCSPRTDILLPKPLESNVVLDVLQIACGVKHAALVTRQGEMFTWGEESGGRLGHGVGKNVVQPRLVEALASSTVDFVACGEFHTCAVTMTGEIYTWGDGTHNAGLLGHGTNVSHWIPKRIAGPLEGLQVAFVTCGPWHTALITSTGQLFTFGDGTFGVLGHGDRENISYPREVESLSGLRTVSVACGVWHTAAIVEVIVAQSSASISSGKLFTWGDGDKNRLGHGDKDARLEPTCIPALIDYNFHRIACGHSLTVGLTTAGRVFTMGSTVYGQLGNPQSDGKLPCLVEDKLAGECVEEIACGAYHVTVLTSRNEVYTWGKGANGRLGHGDVEDRKIPTLVEALKDRHVKYIACGSNYSAAICLHKWVSGAEQSQCSTCRQAFGFTRKRHNCYNCGLVHCHSCSSRKALRAALAPNSGKLYRVCDSCYVKLNKVAESSNNNRRNAMPRIPGENKDRLEKSELRLTKSAVPSNMDLIKQLDSKAAKQGKKADTFSLVRASQAPSLLQLKDVVLATTIDVKRTVPRPGFTPSGVNSRSVSPFSRRSSPPRSATPIPTTSGLAFSKSITDSLKKTNELLNQEVLKLRSQVETLRQRCELQELELKKSAKKTQEAMAVANEESAKSKVAKEVIKSLTAQLKDLAERLPPGVYDADDMKPAYLPNGFVETNGIHHRDSNGDPHHSRAESISGSSLASIGLESSLMNRTDRNSPGSYAATLYQQNRGFATSNGTDDYRDVNLPNGGGTIQTTNSSVLHTIDGRDSGNFRDDESGSRSRNDAMPANSNNNQVDAEWIEQYEPGVYITLVAMRDGTRDLRRVRFSRRRFGEHQAETWWSENRDRVYERYNVRSTDKSTGQTARKAEGGGSPVVQ is encoded by the exons ATGGCAGATCTTGTTAATCACAGGAATGCAGACCGTGACATTCAGCAG GCGTTGATTGCTTTGAAAAAGGGTGCTCAATTGCTTAAATATGGTCGTAAAGGAAAACCAAAGTTTTGTCCATTTAGACTTTCCAAA GACGAGTTGTCATTAATCTGGTTTTCGAGTAGTGAAGAAAGAAGTCTGAAACTCTCTTCTGTCTCAAAAATTATTCCTGGACAAAGAACT GTTGTTTTCCAGCGATTTCCGCGTCCTGAGAAGGATTATTTATCTTTTTCACTTATTTATAACCACGGGAAGCGATCCCTTGATTTG ATTTGCAAGGATAAAGTTGAGGCAGAAGTGTGGATTGCGGGTCTCGGGGCATTGATATCTTCTGGTCAAGGTGGGCGGTCCAAAATTGATGGATGGTGTGATGGAGGCCTGTATCTTGAT GATAGTAAAGACTTGACATCAAATAGTCCTAGTGAAAGTTCAGTCCGTGCTTCTCAAGACATCAGTTCTCCTGACGTTTCTGCTAGCGTACCAAACACTTCTCCGAAGTTCTCTCAGCCTGAAAATACATTAAATTTTGAAAGGTCACATGCACCATCAAACCCATTAAATATGCAAGTGAAAGGATCTAGTTCAGATGTTTTTCGTGTTAGTGTTTCAAGTGCACCCAGCACGTCCAGCCATGGGTCTGCACCGGATGACTATGATGCTCTTGGAGATGTATACATATGGGGGGAGGTTATCTCTGAGAATATTATAAAAGTCGGTGCTGATAAAAATGTCAGTTTTTGTAGCCCTAGAACTGACATTCTCCTCCCGAAGCCACTTGAATCCAATGTGGTTTTAGATGTACTTCAAATAGCATGTGGTGTTAAACATGCTGCTCTAGTCACAAGGCAAGGTGAAATGTTTACTTGGGGTGAAGAATCTGGCGGACGCCTTGGCCATGGTGTTGGGAAGAATGTGGTTCAACCTCGTCTAGTTGAAGCATTAGCGTCTTCAACAGTTGATTTTGTTGCTTGTGGCGAGTTCCATACCTGCGCTGTTACAATGACTGGGGAAATATATACATGGGGTGATGGCACTCACAATGCTGGACTTCTTGGTCATGGAACCAATGTTAGTCACTGGATACCAAAGAGAATCGCGGGTCCACTAGAGGGACTTCAGGTTGCTTTTGTCACTTGTGGTCCGTGGCACACAGCCTTGATAACTTCAACTGGGCAACTATTTACATTTGGCGACGGAACATTCGGTGTCCTCGGCCATGGAGATAGAGAAAATATTTCATATCCTAGAGAAGTAGAATCGTTATCTGGGTTGAGGACTGTATCTGTTGCATGTGGAGTGTGGCATACTGCAGCTATTGTAGAGGTCATTGTGGCACAATCCAGTGCAAGTATATCTTCGGGTAAATTGTTTACTTGGGGAGATGGAGATAAGAATCGTCTAGGACATGGAGATAAGGATGCTCGGCTCGAACCAACCTGTATACCTGCGCTTATCGATTACAATTTTCATAGAATTGCCTGTGGGCACAGTTTGACAGTAGGTCTGACAACGGCTGGACGTGTTTTTACGATGGGTAGCACTGTTTACGGCCAGCTTGGGAATCCCCAGTCTGATGGAAAACTTCCCTGCTTGGTCGAAGACAAGCTTGCTGGAGAATGTGTCGAAGAAATTGCATGTGGGGCTTATCATGTTACTGTTTTAACCTCAAGGAATGAAGTTTATACATGGGGCAAGGGTGCAAATGGAAGATTAGGTCACGGAGACGTTGAAGATCGAAAAATTCCAACTTTGGTTGAAGCCTTGAAGGATAGACATGTGAAATATATTGCATGTGGTTCAAACTATTCGGCTGCGATATGCCTACATAAGTGGGTATCCGGTGCTGAGCAGTCTCAGTGCTCTACTTGTAGACAGGCGTTTGGATTCACTAGAAAGCGGCACAACTGTTATAATTGCGGACTTGTGCACTGCCATTCATGCAGCTCAAGGAAAGCGTTAAGAGCAGCCCTTGCTCCTAATTCTGGGAAGCTGTATCGAGTTTGTGATTCTTGTTATGTAAAATTGAACAAGGTTGCAGAATCCAGCAATAATAATCGGAGGAACGCAATGCCTCGTATTCCAGGCGAAAACAAGGATAGGTTAGAAAAGTCTGAGCTGAGATTGACGAAGTCAGCCGTGCCTTCTAATATGGATTTGATAAAGCAATTAGATAGTAAGGCAGCCAAACAAGGGAAAAAAGCTGATACATTCTCTCTGGTTCGCGCTTCACAAGCTCCGTCTTTGCTACAGCTGAAAGATGTTGTCTTAGCTACTACTATAGATGTAAAACGCACAGTCCCGAGACCTGGTTTTACACCGTCTGGAGTGAATTCCAGGTCTGTCTCACCTTTCTCTAGAAGATCGAGTCCTCCTCGTTCAGCTACGCCCATTCCAACAACATCCGGACTCGCCTTCTCAAAAAGCATTACTGATAGTTTGAAGAAAACTAATGAACTTTTGAATCAAGAAGTGCTGAAGTTGCGCTCTCAG GTTGAGACCCTGAGACAGAGATGTGAGCTGCAAGAATTAGAGCTTAAAAAGTCAGCAAAAAAGACTCAGGAAGCTATGGCAGTGGCGAATGAGGAATCTGCTAAATCCAAAGTTGCAAAAGAAGTTATTAAGTCACTTACAGCACAG CTCAAAGATCTGGCAGAGAGGCTTCCTCCTGGTGTTTATGATGCTGATGACATGAAACCAGCGTACCTGCCTAATGGTTTCGTCGAGACAAATGGCATCCACCACCGAGACTCAAACGGGGATCCCCACCACTCAAGGGCAGAGTCGATCAGTGGCTCCAGTTTGGCTTCCATAGGACTCGAATCTTCTCTGATGAATAGAACCGATAGGAATTCACCTGGAAGCTATGCAGCTACTCTTTACCAGCAGAACCGGGGATTTGCGACCTCTAACGGGACAGATGATTACCGAGATGTTAACTTGCCAAATGGCGGTGGCACAATCCAGACAACCAACAGTAGCGTGTTGCATACAATTGACGGCAGGGATTCTGGAAATTTCCGAGATGACGAGAGTGGCTCGAGATCAAGAAATGATGCAATGCCTGCTAATAGTAATAATAATCAAGTTGATGCAGAATGGATTGAACAATATGAACCTGGTGTCTACATAACTCTGGTTGCCATGCGAGACGGAACAAGAGATCTGAGGAGAGTGCGCTTCAG CCGAAGAAGATTCGGAGAGCACCAAGCCGAGACTTGGTGGTCAGAGAATCGGGATAGGGTATATGAAAGGTACAATGTTCGTAGCACAGACAAGTCGACCGGCCAAACAGCGCGGAAAGCAGAAGGTGGTGGTTCACCTGTTGTACAATAA